The Chiloscyllium punctatum isolate Juve2018m chromosome 19, sChiPun1.3, whole genome shotgun sequence DNA segment AGGGTAGGTGCTGAGaactttgttatttacataaataatgTGAATGTACATGAcacgattagtaagtttgcagatgttcaaaagggccacaacacactgcagtacaccagaactgcaaaaagaggaagaagaacacctatacaatgtatttgccaaaaacggataccctcgcaatttcatcaacagatgcctaagggaaagacaacggcctgaggacatgccacaacccaaaggactagccacattaccttacatcaaaaacatttctgaactgacagccagactactgccaccactaggactcataacagcacacaaaccaacagccactctcagacaacaccTCGTCAGAaagaaggacccgatacccagcttgagcaaaaccaatgtagtgtacaaaatcccatgcaaggactgcacaaaacactacataggacaaacaggaagaaagctaacaatccacatccatgaacaccaactagccacgaaacaacatgaccagctatccttagtagccacacactcagatgacaagcaacatgagttcgactgggacaacactactattataggacaagccaaacagagaacagccagggaattcctagaggcatggcactcatccacagattcaattaataagcacatcgacctggacccaatataccagccactgcagcggacagctggaactgacaaccagaagcggcagatacaaatcattataaatgccggaggaaacatcatagaagtgctgcactgaggatgtcacctagatagaggacgaaacatctgcaacataaattcccagctcggcgaacagaaccacaacaagtttgcagatgatacaaaataaAGAGATACTGTTGTTTGCGAGAAAGGTTATCAAaaattacagagggatcttgatcagatggggaactgggctgaggattggcaaatgcaattcaataCAGAGAAGTgtaaggtgttgcactttggagagtcaaaccaaggtaggacttatacagtaaatggtaaggtcctgagcaGTGCTGTGGAACAGAGGAACCTAGGAGTAcaagtacatagttctttgaaagcagTGTCACAGATAGACCATGTGGCGAAGGCGGCATTTAGCATGCGGGCCTTCATCAATTGAGGCATTGGGTATAAGAGTTGGGGCATTATATTACAGTTGTACAAGTCATTTGGAGtgaggccgcatttggagtattggagtattgtgtacagttttggtcattcTGTTATAAGAACGACATAATTAAACTGGAAAAGAGTGaaaagaaggtttacaaggatgttgctaggtctAGTAAGCATGAGTTTgcaggagaggttggacagaataggactttattccttggaacgtgagagaatgaggggtgaccttattgaggtctatAAAAGCATGAGAGGCGTAGATTGGATAAATGCATatggtctttttctcagggatgtGGAAATAGAAGACTTAAAGGGCAtaggttatggtgagagggaaaagatttatgaAGGACCAGAGGGGCAACTTCACACGTGGAGTAGTGCTTATATGGAATGGGCTACCAGAAAAAGTGTTTAAGGCAGGTACAATaacaaaatttaaaaatacatttgaattggtacattgatgggaagggtttcgagggatatggaccaaatgtgggcaattggaactagctgagtgggcgccatggttggcatggaccagtttgagctgaagggcctgttttcatgatggattagtggtgctggaagagcacagcagttcaggcagcttccaacgaacagcgaaatcgatgtttcgggcaaaagcccttcatcaggaataagtaTCACTCTGACGCTAACATTTCTGTTATAGGCCTGCTGCAGTATTCTAGTGAAGGCCCATGTATgttggaggaacagcacctcatttttcccttaggcactttacaaccttcaGCACTCAACACTGAGTTGAGCAACTTCAGAACATGAACACTTTACTCTATTTTAATGATATCTtttaccaccacttcctcttcccAAACCCACACGTGTATGCGTGTGTACACACACAATTGTTTTGTTTGCATGAGTTTGTTCTCAGAGCTGACCTATTTTCTGCTACTAACACCTGCCATTGAAACCTGTTCTTCATCTTTATCTTTCCTCCTCCATTAGCATTAACACTCCCTTTGTTTTTTGTTGTCAGCACCCTTGCTACTTGTTCCACCTGCATCCTCTCGCCCTTTGTCAACAGCATAAAACATATTTCCAACTCCTTTCAGTTCTACAGGAAGGTCGTATTATATGTGAATTGTCAATTGTTTCTCCCTGCGCAAGTATTGccggacctgctgaatttctccatcaCTTGCTGTTTTTAAGATTCACGCCATCCTGACTGAGAGCTACATTGTTCTTTTATTTTTTTTGACTCAAAaccctgaaactccctccctatcACTTTCCACTGTGCTCCTGCACTTCCGTACTCTATTACCGTGACATTTTAGGATATTCTAagtctaacagcactgtgggcagACCCAAGGTCGTGTGGatttcagcagttcaagaaaatgGTTCACTATTACTGGTGCGATGCCAACACGCTCACATTCCCAATAATGAATTTTTATTCCAAGGAGCAGTTGTTAACTTAAATTCCGTCCCAAGGTTGtaggaaatggctgaagaatgAAGGTATAGGGACAAGTCAAATAATTTGTATCTCATGTAGTTAAAGAATCAGGGAATATTGAGAATGGAAACAGAGGGATAAAACTGTAGCTGAATGGCTTTTTTTTCCAATCATACTACATTGACTTTCAGGTATACTGTTAACTAGATAAGAGAACTCTTAATGAGATCCTCCTCAGAGTTTACAAATAATTAACAGATATGTCGTCTGTTTAATTATTTTGTAAAACTTATGGATAGCCTATGAAAtttttcacattttaaaaaattgtgtGCAAATGAAGTGCCATCTGAGGTGAGTTGAGCTGCTTCTCCAAAATAAGTATCCTTGTTTTAATATATCCATTGTGCTTTCCAACCACTCTTCTTTTCAGTGTTGCTTGTTCTCGTTATGAAATCTTCGACAATATGTTATCAGTCATTCTGCTTGACCATCCAGATTATTTCAAATTGCATTTAGTTGACTTTACACATAATGCAATACAGAAGAAACTGATTTGAACAATTTCTCAATATCTGCAATTCTGAAATGTCAAAGATTTTGTTTAGTAAGTAATTTTGTTATTAACAGACTTTATGTTGAAATACACAGCATTTATGTATGGTCAGCAGTGCAAATTCTATGTTCTCCATATGTTATTTCTATTTATCTATTTgcttgatttaatttcattttatataaatgtgaACTATTCTGGAGACATTAGTGTTTTTAAGTCAACATGTGGACATTTAATAGATTTTGATTGTTTTTCAAGAGGGAATAAATGCTGTTCTTAAGTCTGATTATTTGAAATTTATGAATTGCTGAGATTTGACAACAATGTGTGGTCTGTTACTCAGCAACTTTCAGTGCAAACTTATCCACATTTGGCACCATGCAACTCTGTTCATAGTGTATGCGTAACCTAGTATTAATTAAACTGCTGCATGGTTCATGGAAGCCGATTGAAATAACAGTTTCTGAAAACCTCTCTGTTTTATCTTCAGAATGGCAGCCAATCAAAGAACATTTACAGATGTACAGAGAACTGTCCTCTCTGCTCATAAGGAGTCCACGACTGAAGATAAGATGTCCTTTTATGACAGTTGGTCTGAACTCTATGAACAGGTGACGTAACAGTGACAAGTGTTACTTACCAAGAAAGGGAATCATAAAAGTATGGACAAGGGCCAGGAGTTGGCCGTGCAGTTCCTTGAGCCCCCTTTTCAAGTCAGTAAGATCAAGGGTAATCTCTTACCTCCACTTCCAATTTTCATACTATCCATTATCCATTGATTCCATTATACTCAAAGGGAACCCAAGattgagaattccaaagattcacaaccttttgagtaaagaaattactcctcatctcTTTCCTAAATGGTCAACTTTACGTTTTGAGACTTTTATTCTAAGCTTTCAATTCTCCAGTCAGGAAAAGCATCTTCCTAGTATCTGCCCTAACAAGCCCATTAAAACTTTGTATatgttttaatgagatcatgtCTTAATGTCTATGTTCCAGATTATATAGATATAATTTACTCAGCCTTTCATAGTACTATCCTGTATCCCAAAAGTCAGTTGTGAAAGTTTTTTGCACTCCTGCTAAGGCAAGAGTATTCTTTCTTTGGTAATGAGACTAAAACCAAACAtggtactccaggtgcagtctcattCTGTGTTGAGAAAGAACAGTTATGTGGACTTCTGTGTAAAATAAAAAGCATAGCAGATTAGAGAAAGTAAATCTGAGAAACAACCTTGCTTCACTGTTATAAAGGACAATTGTTTGGATTCGTAGAATGGAATCAGTAGAAATCATTTGTTAGGAAGGATAGACTCTGCTAATTTTAAAAATGCCATAATGATGATTTGATGAAATCTGAAAGACCAAGGCTTCCATCTGAATCTGTACAGTGTTGTAATTACAACCTTTTTTTCATTTGTTTCTGCTGCAGGATATGATGATTCTGGATTATCGTGCTCCTGTCATGGTCGCAGAAAGTCTAGCAGCAGTAATTCATGAAGATCGTGATAAGGCATTGGTCTTGGATGTTGCCTGCGGAACTGGGCTCGTTGCTAAACAGGTTGTTAATTGTAAGCAGTACTATAGCTCTCAACATATttagagttttacaaaatgttCCTTCTGGTTGCTTCTGATTTTCAGTTCAAAGCAAATCTGTCATAACTAATTGCTTATGTGGCTTATTTTGTCTAGTTGCAAAGATTTGGTTTTCATAACTTTCATGGCGTGGATGGTAGTCAAGAAATGTTGGAATTAGCGCGGTCCAAATCAATATACCAAACACTTCAGAAATGTGTGCTGGATTCTGAGTTGCTTCCAGCATCTTCAGGTAACACAAAATCTAAAGCCACATATACTTATCTGCGACTGGCAATATTTTGTTCTTCGACCATGTTCCTAAGAACAAGCTTAGTATATAATTTTCTAATTCCATTATTGCCTAGATTTTGCAGTGCTAAAGGAACATGATCTTATGGTGAAGCTGACTCAAAGGATTAAGTGAACTGTTCCGATTCCAATTTCTATTGTTCTTGCTACAAAGAATGAAGCAGAGTAGAATGATTTGATTGTTTTCAGTAATCATACATTTCAAAAAATCGTCAATTTGATTTCTGGTCAATTCAGGGAAAGAGTTGGAGGGTTTCACTTGACTTTAGCATTAACCTATGTAATTGAAAAATCAATGGTCTAATTGTTTTGTGCCCATTTTAATATCAAGTGGAGCTAAATTTTGCTCTATATGTTGCCTCTGTGATCAAATAGCCAATATCAGCATCCTATCTAAGCTCAAATGTAAAGGTTATTCAAAACCAAAATTTGAATCTATCTCCCTCTGAACTGACTACATCCATGCTCAAATTCAACTCTGACTTTGTAATCAAGCCTGACAGTAAGGGTGGTTCTGTTGGTGTCTGGTGTACTGACCTCTTCATTGTGGAGAGTGAGCGCCAGTTCTCAGACACCTCCTCTTATCTCCCCGGACCTGATTTCCACCATCGATCATCAGGCTATTGTGTCCAGGTCCATTACTAATTTCATCTTAACTAGGGATCTCCTCCCCTTATCCTCCAAGCACACAGATCCTTATTCCCATACAGCCCACTTCTACCTTCTTCACAAAATCCACAAACAAGACTGCCCAAacagacccattgtttctgcctgTTTCTGTTGCGTGAaactttcttcctcttgactccATTTTTTTCTCCACTTGTCCAGTCCCATCTCACTTACATCCGGGAGTGGATCTTCAATCCAGTGCTTTTGGCTCAGAAGTAGGGACTCTTCCCACTACACAACAAAATCTCGTCCATTCATAAGCAGATGTGAAAAACTATTGTATATAAATAGTACTACATCACATAGCTTTCCCTCCTTTTTCTGTATCAGCTATCTATCACTCCTGCTTTAATTTGTATTGTGAAACTAGACAAGGAAGAAATTTTTTTGCTTAATAGTACACGGTTAGATTTTGCAGCTGTTAATCTGAATTTATGTTAAATTGATGTTTTAAATTCTGTTTCAGACAGTTATGATGTTGTTGTGATTGTTGGGGCATTAAGTGGAGGGCAGGTGCCATTTGCTATCCTTCCTGAACTCCATCGTGTTACCAAGCGAGGTAAGAAAATTTCAGGTCTTTTATGAAACCTGAATGGTTCTGTAGAAGATAAATGTAAATGGGTTGCAATGGATTGTACCTGTAGAAATCCTGGAACAGCAGTGAAGCAGACTTCTGTGGCTGCCCGACTCTTTGCATCCAAGGGGAATGAATAACTTGGTATACTTTAGCATCAGTCACTTCCCACAACTTTCTGCAGTGGTCTCCAGTGGCTCCCTACAATAATCAGCTTGCATAGAAATTGCAGGCCACTGCTACATTCAAGGCAACTAGAGTGGCTAGCGGCTGGCAGATGCAGAATGCAATGGCCCTGGGACATATTGAAGAGATTTTGACCTTGCCTGTCTGTCAGTTGTAGATATCTGCATTGAAGCATGTAAATGCAGTTTTGGGCCACTTCTCACCTGTATTTTACATGATTTTCCTCAATGTAATGACTCTGCAATCTGGACTGCAGCCACTAACTGTTGCTGCAGCAACTATTGTCTCTGGTTCCTCATTAACTGCAAGGTGATCAGAGGAATAAAAGGTTGATATGTGCCATCGTATTATCAGTTTCAGGAGATCTACAAAGACTATTTAAATTCTTAAAGCTATAATTGGATGCCAATAGTCCTGTTCTTCTTTGGCTTTTGATTTGCCAGTCTTCGCTACTGTGCCTGAGGTAAATCTTTTCAGCTAGCTATCTTTCCCACCTAATCTCCTTCCCAACCTGCATGGAACATGGAAAGCAGTATCCTATGTGGCTTCAGAACAACAACTCTTGATCAAGCATACAATTGCACGGAGTTGGAGTACATTGTCTGGGATAGTTAAAGCAAACTGATACACCTTCCTACTCATAATGATCGGCTTTGTTTTAGAGAGGTTGGAGCAGAACCCTTCAAATCTTGTTTTGGGCAGTCAGCTTAATTGCAGTGATTTGTGAGCTGCTGATGCATGTCAATAAGTTTCTGAACAGCTGCTGGCAACCCTGCTTTTGTGATTGAAGGACATAATTACTAAAGCTCAGCTTGACAGGAAGATTTTGACTGTCTCCCAATTGAGTTCACACTGCAAGCTTTGCTTCTCTCCTGCAGGTGTGAAAAGTCCTGCCCTTTAAATTTGTTTTCTGTTCTTCAGGGGGCTTTGTGTGCATGACCACCCGAAGCAATACCTCAAATCAACTCTACAAAAAACAACTACAAGCTGTCATAGAGGAAATGGAACAAAATGGATTGTGGGAAAGAATTACAGTGCAAGAAATAGAACATTGGGAAAAAGCAATAGCTGAATGTGAAGCTGAACAAGGTTCTAcatacatctctgggactatctATTTGTACCGCAAATCAAGGAATTAAATTTCTACCTGCGAATAATTAAACAATGTCTTTATTGAGGCTCTGTCGCTTCAGCATGGAATTTAATTCATTCTGACCAGTCAGATATTTGTACAAAATACAGGATTGTTGGTAACAAAAATTGTTTTATAATAAAGTTTAAATTTCATTGCAGCTACAGGCTGATTGACAGCCATCATTCTAGTAAAAAGTGTTTTACAATTGGAAAGAGCAAATTAAATTATCTGTGAGAAGTGATGTACTCCAAAATCACTGATAACACCTTACTGGAGCAGTGTCAATAAAATCAGAAAATACTAGAAATATTCAGGTATTTCAGCATCTTAAGAGAAATATTCTAATTGCTATCTCTGTGGCAGACATGTAGAGTTTAAAAACTGGTAATAATGTAGGTTTCCTTTCTCTGCCTTGAAATATATCTTGGAGTGTCGATTTATCTTTTTAAAGAAGTATCCCTTTGTCTCACAATGCCCAACTCATTTCGAACTGGTCAGCACTGATCTACAAGTCACAAGCATTAATAACTTCTAAGAAGGCCTACTGAAATTTTGGATGACCAACACAAAGTTATTTATTAAGATAGCTTTCAACCTCTGAAAAGTTGCTTGGCACTCctgtacctacacttattttacctGTTGCAAGTAAATCAGTATGGCAGCTAAAGTGCTGAAATTTGGCCCATATTTGTGGTGGAAATGACATCTTCATAAAAACCACATGATTTTCCTTTTCACGGTGGGCAGGAAGATCCATGAATGTTAATATTTGTAGTTCTTCACAACAGCTGTCTCTAAACCATTATAGGTGCCTTGGGTGGGTGAATACCCATGTTTACTAAGGCTAATTCTTTGCAATTTATGGCATTATGTCACACAATATAATCTTCTATAAAACCTTCCAAATGTTCCATCTGGAAAATGTAATTTCAAGCAAGTATTTCTCATGCAAACATTTCTGTCCTGAGCCTGCTGCAATATGTTAACACAAGCTCAAGCAGCAACatctcattatctgctgagatACTTTACAGTCTCTAGCACTCAATATTGAAATCCACTACTTCAAACAGAGCCCCCATTTTCCCTTATATCCCCCCCACCTACCCCTGTAGCCTTGTTTGTGTCTTGTTTACATTGCTGTCAGGGGAGACATTTTCTACTTTTTTCATCTTAATTTACACACATTTTACATTTCTGTTTCTCTTGtaccacagttggaatactgtgttcaattttggtcttgcaaaggaaagatgttgttaaacttgaaaaggttctgaaaagatttacaaggctgttgttagggttggaggttttgacctatagggagagactgaataggctggggctattttcctgagtgtgttggaggctgaggggtgaccttataaagatttataaaatcatgaaggcatggatagggtgaatagtcaaggtctttttcccagggtaggggaatccaaaattagaggacaacagtgtaaggtgagaggggaaagatttaaaagggacccaagggcaacctttccatgcagagggtggagcatgcatgaaatgaactaccagaggaagtggtggaggctggtacaattgcaacatttaaaaggcatctggatgcgtatatgaagaggaaggatttagagggatatgggccaaatgttagcaaatggggctagattaatttaagatatctgtgtcagactgaagagtctgtttctgtgctgtacatctgtgatgCTCATTGATTCGAATTAGCAATGTCTTTGACTTTTGCATACTATCTGCTCCCATACTCCTACTCCACTTCTGCCAAATGTATATAAAACACCATTTTCCAAAtaatttcagttctgaagaagactcataatgggttcaaaatgttaactgttttgcttttcacagatgctttcagatatgctgagtttctccagtattttctgcaTTTGTTTGAAATTTCTGGCAATCACAGCACTTCTGTTTAAGTGGCAAATGACATTTGAGCCACACAGGTGCCAGGCAATTACAGTATCCAAAAAGAGAGAATCTAACGATcactccttgacattcagtgaAATTACGATTGCACAATTGTCGATATTCTGAGGTTTGCAACTAACTAGAAACTGAACTTAACTAGCTATTTAAACATTGTTGCTACTCAAGCTGGTCacaggctgggaatcctgcagtgagtaactcacttcctgactccccagagcctgtttaccatctacaaggcacaagtcagaggtgtaatggaatacttcccactggcctggatgagtgcagcactGAACAAGCAGGAGAAAGCAACCTGTCTAACTGGTATCCCATTCAGCAAATCAAGGAATCACTCCCTTTATCACCAACTAACAGTAGCAAGATAaggcagcagatacgtgggaatAACACTGCCTGCAGGTTCCCTCCAAGCTCACTCTGTCTTACAAATGTATCACTATGTCTtccctgtcactgggtcaaatcctgaaactctctctctaacagcattGAAAGTATACCTATGCCAGCTAGAAAGCATCACCCTCTCAAAGGCAACTAAAGATGGCAATGGTTACTGTTTCAGCCACAACTCTGAAAATATTCATGGATGAAGATTCAACAGATCACCAGACAGAACTGGGAACAAGCTGTGTGATGCAAAGATTTAATGTAATGAGTCATTTATCTGGATTTGAAACACAAATGATGATTTTGAGGAATAGTTTTGATTTTCTGTGTGTTTTAAGATATTTCAAATTATATTTTATGTTTAGGTAGCTTGATTtgattcttttttattttgtgtaataaactgttttattgttaaagaaTACTACAGCCTTATGTGCCTATGTTTAAGTGAATGACCCACcatattaaattttaaaaatccagcaGGCCAAATTTCATTCTAGGATGAAAGcagcaagtgctggagatcatagcATGTTGGGCATCCATGGAgcgagagcaagctaacgttttgagtctaggtgacccttcatcagagctttacttgttacattctctgccACCGTATGTATTCCCacctgtgagaaacaaagctcactgcCAAATAATTTTAGTCCGAGTCAAATTCAGAAG contains these protein-coding regions:
- the mettl27 gene encoding methyltransferase-like protein 27 isoform X2 codes for the protein MAANQRTFTDVQRTVLSAHKESTTEDKMSFYDSWSELYEQDMMILDYRAPVMVAESLAAVIHEDRDKALVLDVACGTGLVAKQVVNYSYDVVVIVGALSGGQVPFAILPELHRVTKRGGFVCMTTRSNTSNQLYKKQLQAVIEEMEQNGLWERITVQEIEHWEKAIAECEAEQGSTYISGTIYLYRKSRN
- the mettl27 gene encoding methyltransferase-like protein 27 isoform X1, whose product is MAANQRTFTDVQRTVLSAHKESTTEDKMSFYDSWSELYEQDMMILDYRAPVMVAESLAAVIHEDRDKALVLDVACGTGLVAKQLQRFGFHNFHGVDGSQEMLELARSKSIYQTLQKCVLDSELLPASSDSYDVVVIVGALSGGQVPFAILPELHRVTKRGGFVCMTTRSNTSNQLYKKQLQAVIEEMEQNGLWERITVQEIEHWEKAIAECEAEQGSTYISGTIYLYRKSRN